CACCGGCCCGCAGGCTACCTCGACTCGTGCTCCGCGAACCCGTGCAGCGCGCCGTCGAGGATGCCGTCGGCGTCCGCGATCGATTCCCCGACCCAGGCGATGTGCTGATCCGGGCGCACCAGCACCAGCTCCGGGCCGGGCTGCTCGAGGTGGGACACCGGGACAGCCCTGCGCGTTGCCGCGCGCAGGAGCGGTGCGACGCGCTCCTCGGGCCCGACCACCGTGAACCGTGGGCCCAGCACGTCGAAGATGGACCGCCCGTCGATCCAGCGATGCGGAAGACGATTCCCCGCGGCGAGCTTCGGGTGGTACTCGGCAGGAGTGGGGGCCTGCTCGCCCGAGGTCGGCCCGTAGCCGTACCCCAGGATGAGTCCCTCACTGAAGAACTCCGGCGCCTTGGCCTCGACGATCCGCGGTGCGAGCCGCGACCTCGCGACCTCGAAATCGTCCCCCTCGCCCATCAGCGCGGGGTCGCCGAGGTCGGGCGAGAGCACGGCCATGTTCGACGCGGCGAGCGCGATGGTCTGCTGCTCGATCGCGCGTCGCTCCGCGTCGTAGCTGTCCAGGAGGTCCTCCGGCGCCCACCCGTCGATGACGGCTGCGAGCTTCCAGCCCAGGTTGACGGCGTCGCCGACGCCGGTGTTGAACCCGTGCCCGCCCCACGGCGGATTCTGGTGCGCCGCGTCGCCGACCAGGAACAGGCGTCCGTCGCGATACCGGTCGGCGAGCAGCATCCGTGCCTGCCACGGGTCGGTCGCGACGACCTCGACGTCGATCTCGTGCCCCACAAGGGAGCGTACGATGCGCTGCGCGTGCCCGGTGTCATCGACGGACTCGGTGCCGGTGGAGATGGCCCACCAGGTGCCGTCGCGGTCCAGCGGGCCGATGACTCCCGGGGCATCCGGATCGAGCACCCAGAAGTGGATCGACGCCGGGTGCGGCACGAGGGCCTGCAGCTGCGACGAGCGGAACGTGATGTTGACGTTCTTCCGCCCGCCTGCGGAACCCTCGTACCGTGCGCCCATCGCGCGGCGGACGATGCTCCTCGGCCCGTCCGCGCCGACGACCCATCGCGCGCGGACCAGTCTGGGGCGACCGGTCGCGTCCTCGAGACGCACCGTGACCCGGTCGTCGTACTGCTCGATCGCCGTCGCCGTCCATCCCAGGAGGAGGTCGACGTCCTCGACGGAATCAAGGTGGCGGCGGAGCACCTCCTCGACGATCGGCTGGGTCACCTGCTGCGCGGGCTCCGGGGAGATCTCCGGGCCGGTGTCGAGCCCGAGGCATCCGTCGATATGGGCGATCTCGCTCCCGGTGACGTGCTGCACGAACGTGACGCGCTGCGAGTAGGCCCGGTCGAGCGGCGCCGCAGCACGGAGGTCGTCCGCGATGCCCCAGCGGCGGAAGTGCTCCATCGTGCGCACGGAGGTCGTCTTCGCCCGGGGCCGTGAGTGCTCCACCTCGACCCTGGGCTCGACCACGGTGACGGGGATGCGGTGGAACCCGAGCTCCGCGGCGAGCGCGAGCCCGACCGGGCCGCCGCCGATGATGAGTACCGGGAGAACGTCGTCGGTCATTGCTGCGGGCTCCATCGTCGCGTTTCGGTCGTCTCTGACCTGTGCATGCTCGCCCATCCGAGCGGCACAGGTTGCCGCGACTTTCAATGAGTGGCAACATCCCGTGTCGTGGAGCACACGACGCAACGCGGCGGGCGGCCGCCATCCGGCGAGCCCGTCCTCGACCGCGCGTTCCGGCTGCTTGACGCGTTCAGCGACGAGCGCCCGATCCTGACGGTCACCGAGCTGAGCGAGGCGACCGGCATCCCGCTGAGCTCGGCCTTCCGCCTGGCCCAGCACCTGGCGCGGCGCGGCGCCCTCGAGCGGCAGCCCAGCGGCGGCTACATGATCGGGCTCCGGATGCTGGAATACGCAGCGCTCGCACCGCGCGGCCACGGGCTGCGCGCCATCGCGCTCCCGTACATGGAGGAGCTGCACCGGGCGACCCGGCAGCACGTGCAGCTGGCGGTTCGCGAGAAGGACGAGGCGGTGATCATCGAGCGGCTCTCGGCGAAGGACGCGGGCGCGGTCCTGTACTACCCCGGCGGGCGTGCTCCGCTGCACGGGACGGGCGTCGGGCTGGTCCTGCTCGCGCACAGCCGACCGGAGTTCCTGGCTGCCTACCTGCAGCAGGAGCTGTTCCTGGAGCCCGAGCACGTCCCGCTCCCCGCGTCCGAGCTGAGCGAGACGCTCGGCGCCGTTCGGCGCACCGGGCTCGCGTCGATGTCGCGAACGCTCCCCTCCGCCGCGACGTCGATCGCCGCTCCCATCTTCGACCGGACCGGCGCATGCGTGGCCGCGATGTCCGTGCTCGGGGCCGACGGATCCGTCGACGCGACGAGGCTCGAGCCGGCGCTGCTCGCCTTGACGCGGGTCATCAGCCGGGACCTCAAGCGGGTCGCAACGACCTCGTGAGCCTGCGCGGGCGACCTGCCCGCGGCGGTCGTGCGGAGTCGCATCCGCTCGCTTCCAATCATTGAAAGTCGAGGCCGGCCGTTCTCCGCGCCCGAGGTAGACAGTACTCGGCCGACCGGCACCCACACTCGACGAGGAGCGACCATGAACGACCACGGCAGGAGCGACAACGCAACGGGCGCGGTGTCCGAGATCGGATACGTCTCGATGCGGACGCGGGACCTCTCTGCGTCGCTGTCGAACGCCGTGGAGGTCTTCGGCCTCGTGGAGACGGAGTCGGACGGTGCGAAGGCGTTCGTGACCGCCCAGGACAAGCACCACGAGCTCGTGTACACGAAGGCGGACGAGGACGCGCTCGACCACATCGGACTCGTCGTGCCCAATGGCGCCGAACTGGAGGCGATCCGCGCGAAGGTCGACGAGGCGCGCTTCGCCGTCGTCTCCGAGCAGCCGATCGAGGACCACATCGAGCAGGGCTTCGCGTTCGTCGGGCCCGAGGGTTACACCTGGCAGATCTACACCGAGAAGCTCGACTACTCGATGCGCAAGCGCGGCAGCCTCACCGCCGACCGGCTCGGACACGTGAACATCAAGTCCGGCAACGCGCCGGCCATGCGCGACTTCCTCTCGGAGATCTTCGACTTCCGGGTGTCGGACGCGATCGGCATCGACAACTTCTTCATGCGGTGCAACAACGACCACCACGGGATCGCGATCTTCTCGTCATCCGACCTGGGCCTGCACCACCACGCGTGGCAGGCCGGCAACATCATGGACCTCGCGCGCTTGGGCGACCGCCTGGCGCGGCGCGGGGCACGCCTCGCCTGGGGCCCGGTGCGGCACGGTGCCGGCGACAACATCGCCGTCTACTACGTCGAGCCGAGCGGCGCGGTCATCGAGTACTACTGCGACATGGAGACCATCCGCGACCCGGACCGCCCCGCGCGCACGTTCGACCCCGAGGACCTGTACTGGATCAACCAGTGGGACGGCCAGGTGCCGGCGGGGATCCTCGACTACGGCGTGATCCCGATCGACCGCTGACCTCCCTCGCCCCGCGCGCACCTCCCGACTCCCGACTCCCGACTCCAACAGAAAGCGTCACCACATGCGCATCGCGAACCGTTCCAGCCGACTCGTCCTCATCTCCGGAGACCGCGCACTCGACGTCGAACTCGCCAGCGAGGGCCGGTTCGGCTCGGACCCGCAGGCGGTCTACGCCGACTGGGAGGAGTTCATCGAGTGGGCGAGGCAGCAGGACGCATCGAGCGGCGAACGGTACGAGGCGGCCGAGCTGGACGCCGCCGTGCCGCGTCCGCCCCAGGTGTTCGCCATCGGGCTGAACTACGCGA
This portion of the Agromyces rhizosphaerae genome encodes:
- a CDS encoding FAD-dependent monooxygenase, with product MTDDVLPVLIIGGGPVGLALAAELGFHRIPVTVVEPRVEVEHSRPRAKTTSVRTMEHFRRWGIADDLRAAAPLDRAYSQRVTFVQHVTGSEIAHIDGCLGLDTGPEISPEPAQQVTQPIVEEVLRRHLDSVEDVDLLLGWTATAIEQYDDRVTVRLEDATGRPRLVRARWVVGADGPRSIVRRAMGARYEGSAGGRKNVNITFRSSQLQALVPHPASIHFWVLDPDAPGVIGPLDRDGTWWAISTGTESVDDTGHAQRIVRSLVGHEIDVEVVATDPWQARMLLADRYRDGRLFLVGDAAHQNPPWGGHGFNTGVGDAVNLGWKLAAVIDGWAPEDLLDSYDAERRAIEQQTIALAASNMAVLSPDLGDPALMGEGDDFEVARSRLAPRIVEAKAPEFFSEGLILGYGYGPTSGEQAPTPAEYHPKLAAGNRLPHRWIDGRSIFDVLGPRFTVVGPEERVAPLLRAATRRAVPVSHLEQPGPELVLVRPDQHIAWVGESIADADGILDGALHGFAEHESR
- a CDS encoding IclR family transcriptional regulator, yielding MEHTTQRGGRPPSGEPVLDRAFRLLDAFSDERPILTVTELSEATGIPLSSAFRLAQHLARRGALERQPSGGYMIGLRMLEYAALAPRGHGLRAIALPYMEELHRATRQHVQLAVREKDEAVIIERLSAKDAGAVLYYPGGRAPLHGTGVGLVLLAHSRPEFLAAYLQQELFLEPEHVPLPASELSETLGAVRRTGLASMSRTLPSAATSIAAPIFDRTGACVAAMSVLGADGSVDATRLEPALLALTRVISRDLKRVATTS
- a CDS encoding VOC family protein, with the translated sequence MNDHGRSDNATGAVSEIGYVSMRTRDLSASLSNAVEVFGLVETESDGAKAFVTAQDKHHELVYTKADEDALDHIGLVVPNGAELEAIRAKVDEARFAVVSEQPIEDHIEQGFAFVGPEGYTWQIYTEKLDYSMRKRGSLTADRLGHVNIKSGNAPAMRDFLSEIFDFRVSDAIGIDNFFMRCNNDHHGIAIFSSSDLGLHHHAWQAGNIMDLARLGDRLARRGARLAWGPVRHGAGDNIAVYYVEPSGAVIEYYCDMETIRDPDRPARTFDPEDLYWINQWDGQVPAGILDYGVIPIDR